ATGGAAATATCCAGGAACAGTTACTGCCCTTAAAACCTGATTTAAAGCTAACTCTTAAGTATAAGGAAGTATGAAACGATAGGAAAAAGCATGAATCAATTTTTAAAACCAGCAGGATCCTTTCCCCAACAAATTTTCAAACCAACCGGCTGAAAGCCAGCAGGAACTTTTCATTTCAACAGAAGCCATCAAACCTCTCCTGGAAATGAGAAACAGCATAACACCAACTTTACAATACTCTGCCAACAGATTTACTCACCCCTGGGATTTTCAGCAATTCGGCAACGAGGAGAGGCAGCTTCAGGGCAGCCACACTTCCAGTCACACCCACCAGGACCCGGGActtcttctgcagcacagatGAGCTCTCTTCTGCAGGAAGCGCTGGTTGTGGCCGTGAGAAGGGCTCCATGCTCTGATCCACCTCTACAAGCACAGCAAAACCAAGCCCCTTGCCCGGCGGTGCCTCCGAGCCAGGCCAGCACCGCAGGGCTCCCACACCAACGCATTCCCGAGGGCACGGATCTAAGCCTGGGCTCTGCAGGACCCAGAGCGCCTCAGCCTGAGGATGAACGCGCAGGCTCCGACCCGTAAAGCTCTCAAGCATCAGCAGACCTGTAAGCACAGCAGCGGTCTGCTCCTCCTGTTTAACTGTCATTTTCTCTCAGATACAGGTAAACAGAATGCCGAAACCTGCACAGGGAGGCTGCACAAGCGTTCTGGTAAAGCCAGCAGCCCCCATAACAAAGATCTACTCTCACACGTTGCATGTGGAATTTacaataaacatttattttaatatttgagaTTAAACCTTCCACAGTGGCTGCTGGGAAGACATGCAACCCCCAGCCGAGCCAGTCTCCCTTCACACTTTCTGGTGAGTAATAAATGCAGGGAgacattttaattattaaaaaactgAGGGCCCCAAGGCAAGCATTATCATCTGATGTCCTATTGTATCATTATGTATTTACAGCAGTGCCAGAAGAcaggaaacaaaccaaaacagcgAAGAAGAGGTGGAACAAAACAGCCACCAAGCGAAAACACCTTCTGAGGGCCGTGAGGCGACCCGCAGGCCGAGGCAGCCGCATCCGAAGACAGGCCGACCTTCAGctcgggtctcctgcctcctcccagcttccCTGCACCACGGCCACACCAAGACACTGCAGACGACCGCGCTGGTGAGGAGATGCGCTCCTCTGCAGAACAGCCGCAAGCAGGTCCGGTTAATCAGCAGAGAGCAAATTCACTTCTTGAGAAATGTGTTTCTAGTGAAGACGTCGCACTGGGATTCAGTAAAGCTTGTTCCACTTCAGTGACGCCCGTGTTGTTTGCAGGGAGTTGCTTGAGAGCGTTTTGgacaaaaaggaagagagagacgGTTACGCTGCCGTTATTTTCGATACCAACTCGGCTGCTGGCATTAGGGGGCTGGAGTTCCCCCACGAGGaatttgcccctctggtccctccCCGGGACGGCTCGGCAGCGCGTTTGGTTCGGGATCTTTGGCAGGTTGACGCCACCGAGGTGGTGAGCCCAAACGCCCTTCCGAACCCCCGTGGCCATGCAGCAGCAACAACGCCGCCTTCTTCCATGCTCTGCTTGGCACCAATACTTTAAACTCAGGCCCCTGAGGTTTCCAAACCTTGCCAGCAAACCCATAACATTCCACCCCTCGCCTCTGTGAATCACATATTTAAGAATTATCACTTAAATCCACATTCACTACACAATCTTCACAAACTACAGACACATAAACAAAAAAGAATTCCCcacaccaaaaccaaaataacaccATCACAACACCAAACAGAAGT
Above is a window of Opisthocomus hoazin isolate bOpiHoa1 chromosome 10, bOpiHoa1.hap1, whole genome shotgun sequence DNA encoding:
- the PPCDC gene encoding phosphopantothenoylcysteine decarboxylase isoform X2: MTVKQEEQTAAVLTGLLMLESFTGRSLRVHPQAEALWVLQSPGLDPCPRECVGVGALRCWPGSEAPPGKGLGFAVLVEVDQSMEPFSRPQPALPAEESSSVLQKKSRVLVGVTGSVAALKLPLLVAELLKIPGLDVKVVSTERAKHFYNAREIPVPLYSDEDEWQTCVIRAWDLSKPLLFCPAMNTAMWEHPITAQQVEQLKGFGYTEIPCVVKKLVCGDEGRGAMAEVWTIVESVKRILEEWDMTRQS